In the Alligator mississippiensis isolate rAllMis1 chromosome 7, rAllMis1, whole genome shotgun sequence genome, one interval contains:
- the LOC102572264 gene encoding phosphoglycerate mutase 2 → MPTHRLVIVRHGESTWNQENRFCGWFDADLSAKGAEEATRGAQALKEAGYEFDICFTSVLKRAIRTLWFILDGIDQMWLPVVRTWRLNERHYGGLTGLNKAETAAKHGEEQVKVWRRSYDVPPPPMDEHHSFHQIISKARRYADLKPGELPLCESLKDTIARALPFWNDHIAPQIKTGKRVLIAAHGNSLRGIVKHLEGLSDAAIMELNLPTGIPIVYELDDNLKPTKPMQFLGDEETVRKAMEAVAAQGKVKK, encoded by the exons ATGCCAACCCACCGGCTGGTGATTGTGAGGCATGGCGAGAGCACGTGGAACCAGGAGAACCGCTTCTGTGGCTGGTTCGACGCCGACCTGAGTGCCAAGGGGGCCGAGGAGGCGACACGGGGGGCCCAGGCCCTGAAGGAGGCTGGCTATGAGTTTGACATCTGCTTCACCTCGGTTCTCAAGCGAGCCATCCGCACCCTCTGGTTCATCCTGGATGGCATTGACCAGATGTGGCTGCCCGTGGTCAGAACTTGGCGCCTCAATGAGCGCCACTATGGTGGCCTCACTGGCCTCAACAAGGCCGAGACGGCTGCCAAGCATGGCGAGGAGCAGGTCAAGGTATGGCGCCGCTCCTATgacgtgcccccaccccccatggatGAGCACCACTCCTTCCACCAGATCATCAGCAAG GCACGGCGCTATGCAGATCTGAAGCCCGGAGAGCTGCCACTGTGCGAGAGCCTCAAGGACACCATTGCCCGGGCACTGCCCTTCTGGAATGACCACATTGCCCCCCAGATCAAGACCGGCAAGCGGGTCCTCATTGCTGCCCATGGCAACAGCTTGCGTGGCATTGTCAAACATCTAGAAG GCCTATCAGATGCTGCCATCATGGAGCTAAACCTGCCCACAGGCATCCCCATCGTCTATGAGCTGGACGACAACCTCAAGCCCACCAAGCCCATGCAGTTTCTGGGCGATGAAGAAACCGTTCGCAAAGCCATGGAGGCAGTCGCCGCTCAGGGAAAGGTCAAGAAGTGA